One segment of Fuscovulum ytuae DNA contains the following:
- a CDS encoding ABC transporter permease: MMEARVATEGARPVRVTVAWALLAAAALLVVLQGVLPDWVMRMPDGMVIPFADWINTGFSFLRDDLGLMAFTRAFAEVVEFLLDVTANLLYGKSRWPGLGPIPWVVIAGTMAVVGQVLGGWRLALLSGGTFVWIAVMGQWKWAMETLSVIVVAAPLSVLLGLALGMAAWRSRWVERLLNPLLNIAQSMPHFAYMIPVVVFIGVGPKAGAIVTIIFSVPPMIRMTMLGLRAVSPEIIESGKMCGTTRWQLMTRVRLPAARTELLIGVNQVIMQSLAMVVLASFIGMPGLGQKLLQLLQALKIGLSVEIGVTIVLLAVVLDRLSKAWAHRQPVHHEAGASFFARNRMLLIWCAVVLAGAALAQLHPYFVEVERKQALSMAGPVDAVVNGFIALISPVTDWLRWFLITWVLIPLRDSFLALPVLAVLTFLAAVGWRVGGQRSALVCLAFFLPIALSGWWDRAMITVYMVVVSVVLALVVGFPLGIFGAAQAKRAARVLLVCDTLQTFPSFIYLIPVIMLFGVNDVAVVAAVMVFATVPIVRYTIEGLRNVPPEVIEAAEMSGANRRQVLWRVKVPLAVPTLLVGANQSVMFALFMVIIAAFIGTQDLGQEMQRALSTTDVGKGLTLGFAVAFIGLMVDHLLLTWSRQRSVELRS; the protein is encoded by the coding sequence ATGATGGAGGCACGTGTCGCGACAGAGGGCGCGCGCCCGGTTCGGGTGACGGTGGCATGGGCATTGTTGGCTGCGGCTGCCCTGCTGGTCGTGCTTCAAGGCGTGTTGCCCGATTGGGTGATGCGCATGCCGGACGGGATGGTTATCCCCTTTGCCGATTGGATCAATACGGGCTTCTCTTTTCTGCGCGATGATCTGGGGCTCATGGCCTTTACCCGCGCCTTCGCAGAGGTGGTGGAATTCCTGCTCGATGTGACGGCGAACCTCCTTTATGGCAAATCGCGCTGGCCGGGTCTTGGCCCTATTCCATGGGTCGTGATCGCGGGGACGATGGCGGTGGTCGGGCAGGTTCTGGGCGGCTGGCGATTGGCGCTTTTGTCGGGCGGAACCTTCGTCTGGATCGCTGTTATGGGCCAGTGGAAATGGGCGATGGAGACGCTGTCCGTCATCGTCGTGGCCGCCCCTCTTTCGGTTCTCTTGGGTCTTGCGCTTGGGATGGCGGCATGGCGTTCGCGCTGGGTGGAACGGCTGCTCAACCCGCTTTTGAACATCGCGCAATCCATGCCGCATTTCGCCTATATGATCCCGGTCGTCGTATTTATCGGGGTGGGGCCGAAGGCCGGTGCCATCGTCACGATCATCTTTTCGGTCCCGCCCATGATCCGCATGACGATGTTGGGTCTGCGGGCCGTGTCGCCCGAAATCATCGAAAGTGGCAAAATGTGCGGGACGACGCGCTGGCAGCTGATGACCCGTGTCAGGTTACCTGCCGCACGAACCGAACTGCTGATCGGGGTCAATCAGGTCATCATGCAAAGCCTTGCCATGGTGGTGCTTGCCTCCTTCATCGGGATGCCCGGCTTGGGGCAAAAGCTCTTGCAGCTTTTGCAAGCCCTGAAGATCGGCCTATCCGTCGAAATCGGCGTGACGATTGTCCTTTTGGCCGTGGTCTTGGATCGCCTGTCGAAGGCATGGGCGCATCGCCAACCCGTCCATCATGAGGCAGGGGCGTCTTTCTTCGCACGAAATAGGATGCTGCTGATCTGGTGCGCCGTGGTTCTGGCAGGGGCCGCACTGGCGCAACTCCATCCCTACTTTGTCGAGGTCGAGCGCAAGCAGGCCCTCAGCATGGCGGGACCTGTCGATGCGGTCGTCAACGGCTTCATCGCGCTGATCTCTCCTGTCACGGATTGGTTGCGCTGGTTCCTCATCACTTGGGTTCTGATCCCTCTGCGCGACAGCTTTCTCGCCCTGCCGGTGCTGGCGGTGCTTACTTTCCTTGCTGCGGTTGGGTGGCGGGTGGGGGGGCAGCGCTCTGCGCTTGTCTGTCTCGCCTTCTTTCTGCCCATCGCGCTTTCGGGCTGGTGGGACCGGGCGATGATCACGGTTTATATGGTGGTCGTGTCGGTTGTGTTGGCCCTGGTCGTGGGCTTTCCGCTTGGCATCTTCGGTGCTGCACAGGCCAAGCGGGCGGCGCGGGTGCTGCTTGTCTGCGACACGCTTCAAACCTTTCCAAGCTTCATCTACCTTATCCCTGTGATCATGCTTTTCGGCGTGAACGATGTCGCCGTGGTCGCGGCGGTGATGGTTTTCGCCACGGTGCCAATTGTGCGCTACACGATCGAAGGCCTCCGCAACGTGCCCCCCGAAGTGATCGAGGCCGCCGAAATGTCAGGAGCGAACCGACGCCAAGTGCTGTGGCGGGTAAAGGTGCCCCTTGCGGTGCCGACCCTGTTGGTCGGGGCAAATCAATCGGTCATGTTCGCATTGTTCATGGTCATCATCGCGGCCTTCATCGGAACGCAGGATCTTGGTCAGGAAATGCAGCGCGCGCTTTCGACAACGGACGTGGGCAAAGGCCTGACGCTTGGTTTCGCGGTGGCCTTTATCGGATTGATGGTCGATCATCTGCTGCTCACATGGTCGCGCCAACGCAGCGTGGAATTGCGATCCTGA
- a CDS encoding quaternary amine ABC transporter ATP-binding protein, protein MADQDIVISCRNLWKVFGDGAAKLTLTPDTTAEVLRQSGHVAAVRDVSLDIAKGEMLVVMGLSGSGKSTLVRCLARLIDATSGSVMIEGRDIGTLGESELIDLRRRKMGMVFQSFGLLPHRTALENVAFPLEMRGQDRASRIARALEMLALVGLKGREGYFPRELSGGQQQRVGIARSLAVEPDIWFLDEPFSALDPLIRREMQDEFLRLKAMVAKTIVFITHDFDEALRLADRIAIMKDGAVEQCDTPERIVMAPATEYVAKFTSAVDRSRVVRAGALARPLAGATVEGDPVAAEQTLHGLARMLLCDPRPLIPVAGRDGLLVGMMDRDAAVDILLGPDAPRSVA, encoded by the coding sequence GTGGCCGATCAAGACATCGTCATTTCCTGCCGCAATCTCTGGAAAGTCTTCGGCGATGGGGCTGCAAAGCTGACCTTGACCCCCGATACCACGGCCGAGGTATTGCGCCAAAGCGGGCATGTCGCAGCCGTGCGTGACGTATCACTGGATATTGCCAAGGGCGAGATGTTGGTGGTCATGGGCCTGTCCGGGTCGGGCAAATCGACCCTCGTGCGCTGCCTTGCCCGTCTGATCGATGCCACTTCCGGATCGGTGATGATCGAAGGGCGCGATATCGGAACATTGGGTGAGTCCGAACTGATCGACCTGCGGCGTCGCAAGATGGGGATGGTGTTCCAAAGCTTTGGCCTTCTGCCCCACCGCACCGCGCTGGAGAACGTGGCCTTTCCTTTGGAAATGCGCGGTCAGGATCGCGCCTCACGGATTGCGCGCGCATTGGAAATGCTTGCCCTCGTGGGATTGAAAGGGCGCGAAGGGTATTTCCCGCGCGAACTTTCGGGCGGCCAACAGCAAAGGGTGGGGATCGCCCGATCGCTGGCGGTAGAACCCGATATCTGGTTTCTCGACGAACCCTTCTCAGCCCTTGATCCGCTGATCCGTCGGGAAATGCAGGACGAATTTTTGCGCCTCAAGGCCATGGTCGCGAAGACCATCGTCTTCATCACGCATGACTTTGACGAAGCGCTCCGACTGGCCGACAGGATCGCGATCATGAAGGACGGCGCGGTCGAACAATGCGACACACCCGAGCGTATCGTGATGGCCCCGGCCACGGAATATGTGGCGAAATTCACTTCGGCTGTGGATCGTTCGCGCGTGGTGCGGGCCGGTGCCTTGGCGCGACCCTTGGCAGGCGCAACCGTCGAAGGCGACCCCGTCGCGGCGGAACAGACCCTGCATGGACTGGCGCGGATGCTGCTATGCGATCCGAGGCCCCTTATTCCGGTCGCAGGCCGCGATGGCCTTTTGGTCGGGATGATGGATCGTGACGCCGCCGTCGATATCCTGCTTGGCCCCGATGCGCCAAGGTCGGTCGCATGA